From the Trifolium pratense cultivar HEN17-A07 linkage group LG4, ARS_RC_1.1, whole genome shotgun sequence genome, the window aatgaaaccatttatcaagaataatggtttcagtgtaaaaATCCATCATAGGCTAAtaacaatttgacttttttatGTATACATTGTTGAGTCTCTAACATGTGAGTTGGTGTATGAAGAAAGAATCTGACTTTCACATTGTTGAAAATCAGTAATCTACATAATCTATCATTGTTTCTGGAtttgtacactgaaaccattactcttgtaaaatggtttcattaaTTTGTAATATGTTTGATATGATGATTTAAGTATGATAAATTTAGTTTAGTAATATGATTTTAGACAtcgttttattttaattttaataatatgttTGACATGATGGAACAGATCATGACACCAGCAATAGCTGGCAATCCAGGAAGCCATTATGTCTGCTTTGTCGTCAATTTTAAAAGCCACAAATTTGAATTCCTAAACAGCTTGACGGGGGGAGGAGAGAAATTGCAGTTACCAAATGGTGAACCTAGCTTATACAAACAGATGTTTGATGTTTGGCTGAATGAGGTGGAAGCATTTGTGACAGAATTATATAAGTTATGGAAAATCAAAATGCCTTTCCAATTCACCACATTCAATTGGGATACACCAAAGGTGCCTACTCAAGTTGATTCAGACAATTGTGGAGTGTTTTGCATGAAGTTTCTTGATGAATGGGGTGGTGAAATGCAATCTTTCAAAGGTTGGTCCAAACTTAGGAAACATGGGGACAATGGAAAGATTGCAAAAATTATGGATCTCCGCATTGATCTATGTTCAGCTATATTAACCAACTCTAGCAATTCCAGAAAAGAACAAGTCCTGAAGGATGCAActtgatggtttttttttttgacaaagaagcAACTTGATGGTTAAGCACTACaatttgtaaaatggtttgATGCTTCTCTGTAAAATGGTTAGAAACCATTAGTGgtattaaatggtttcaagctGTTGGACAAAGAAACCATTTGGCAACAGGGTTTAGGATgttttaaacattttaatatttgtttacaTAACATTTTAGTTTTAATGGATTTTACTTTGTATGGTAAAATGTAGTTGTTTATGTTGATGCTATGATTAACTTCTTATTTAAACTTTATGGTATCCGGAGCGTTGTCGACGAAGTAGATACACTTCTTATTTAAAACGTAATGATTCCAGCATTCAACTAATCAATCTCTGCGTTATTCGTACCATATAATATACACAAATGACAGTGTAGTTTGTAAACCATTCTGCCCAATGAATGGTTCCATACAGTTATCCTACAAAACCATTTGATGTACTTAATGGTTGCAGACAATTATTTGGAAGCTGTGATGTAATTTAGAGTATGTCATTGAGCAATATGAAACAAGCTAAGATTAATGGGTAAAAGTTAATTAGTGGAACGTCAAGTTTTTTTAAGATTAGTTTAAACAAGTGTGTTGAATAGACTCATTGATTcattgaatttgatttatgaatcaaataagtcaaatttgagctaaacttaaattatatatagttcAATTAGTTTGATTCACGAGTTAGCTCGATTATATATGTACTAGTGTATCAGACTGTATTCTTCCTCCTTGGGTGTGTCTTCtgtcttaatttatttaatcttCTTTGGCCTACGAAACCATTCTGCCCAATGAATGGTTCCAGACAGTTGGCCTACGAAACCATTTGATGTACTTAATGGTTGCAGACAACTATTAGCAATATAACCATTATATTAGGAAGCTGTGATGTAACTTACAGTATGtcattgaacaataaaatttaaaagtaacaTAATAATCAAATATCTCTTAGCAATAAACTTATAGTATGGTTTCCAATAAAATATAGTCGATggttattgaaaccatttagcaaTAACAATGGTTTCGCTGTATAATATTGGGGAACCATTTGATGTacttaatggtttcagtgtagtTAAAATATAGACGATGGTTATtataataccaacaaaaaaacatgaaatgaCCAAGTACGTTTAATACAAGTCTAATGCTTCTGTAACAAAGtctaatacaaaattataacaTGTAAAAATATCAATCAGCAGACTCTTTCCCCTTTAAATCCTCAGCCCCTCTCTGTTTTCTCTTCCGGTGTATAAGCAATTTCTGGTGTTCTCTAGCCAATTCATAATCACTTTTAAGTCGTTTCTTTGATCTAATTGGATTTGGTCTTTTTTTGAACTTTGGACCAGTCGACTTTTGAGCATCAGATGCTTCACTGACAGCTGTTGTATTGCAAGACTTAGATGGCGTAACGGAAGATGACTTAGGTGGCGTCACGGAAGATTGAACTGTATGAATACCTTTCGAATTAAGCAACTCTTCTGCCTTTCTCCCAGCTTCAATAACACCAttaagaaaaatttgagaagcCTCAGGATCTGCACAAACACGTGTACAAAGGTTAACTGTAACAGCACAAATTTGTTGATATCGTTGTGCTTGAGTCGCGCCTTCAGTGGCAACATTGATAGTAGATTTAACAGACTGACGCACATCTCTACACCAACGCTTTAACACATATTCTGCAGGTATTGTCTTCAAACCATGATATTGCACAGAACCACCTAAAAACtccaatattttgaaaatatgtcGACACAAGAAACCCCTGTTCTCAAACATACGGCATGTGCAGCTAATACGTTTGGCCCTAATATCAATTGTCACAAGCCGTTCATCAAGTCGATCATGCTTTTCAAAGTTTGGGGAAAGGTTTTCAGCAACTTCTTCATCCAAAACATCACGGTTTGAAGGCCCATCATTACAAGCATCATCATAATTAACACCATCTACTTCCTCAGGTTCATCAACATGTACAATTGTAAAAACTTTGAAAACCTTATCAATTGCAGAAACTTGGGGTGTGACCTCTTCATAAaagtatttgaaagaaaaatcataCTGCCTATGAATGAATGCAAAGCAAGTTGGGGTGTATTTGTTTACAACTGACCGCATCAGTTGACTGTTGGGATAATTGTTTTTTGCTCTAGTGTTTGCAGCCTTAAAGTCTAACTCAGTATGATTATCCCTCATTCTCTGGACCATAATATTAAAATGATTGAAGAATATAACAAGTGAATGATCAGGCTGCAGAAAATGACGGAGAAAGGCATTGAAGGACTCACTTAATTGAGTTGTTTTCAAACCAGcagtaaaatgatttttgacCCAAGCTGAAGACCAATGCATACGATTCCTGTAAGTTTGAACAAGCCACTTAAAGTCTGCAGTTGGCCTTCCATCAAAACAGGTTTTCATCATCTGATCCCAATTGTAATCAAAATCTGATTCAGTCTCAACATGtgaaatcaaaatattcaactcATCAAAAAAAGCACTATTTGCACGAGA encodes:
- the LOC123881723 gene encoding protein FAR1-RELATED SEQUENCE 5-like; this encodes MDLTSTSSGIAQMPVVDSSDTLADSLQCYSPTKKETWEYLAFKSVEEVEKFYGDYALKSGFSIRILLKSRNNSQNQRTDKIHYLRYGCNKQGYKKGSLLDPKNKPKSESPVVVEFEKVKEKPEERVGCTAAISLKLDETLNVFKIYKWDVPHCHPLHKPEHGCYLRSFRQVNEVQGQLAVINSKAGMSMRTSYEVMGQGVGGTDNLPFRFSDLKNYLMTNRQKEMLVGEATVIQDFFRNEALSKPSFYYDIQVDAAEDIASIFWADGIMQLDYALFGDVISFDTTYRTNNQYRPLAAFMGFDNHRTSVLFGAALLYDETAATFDWLFTTFLKCMSNKKPQSIYTDQATALLKSVPNIFEGVFHGLCSWHMAENAKKNLGSRANSAFFDELNILISHVETESDFDYNWDQMMKTCFDGRPTADFKWLVQTYRNRMHWSSAWVKNHFTAGLKTTQLSESFNAFLRHFLQPDHSLVIFFNHFNIMVQRMRDNHTELDFKAANTRAKNNYPNSQLMRSVVNKYTPTCFAFIHRQYDFSFKYFYEEVTPQVSAIDKVFKVFTIVHVDEPEEVDGVNYDDACNDGPSNRDVLDEEVAENLSPNFEKHDRLDERLVTIDIRAKRISCTCRMFENRGFLCRHIFKILEFLGGSVQYHGLKTIPAEYVLKRWCRDVRQSVKSTINVATEGATQAQRYQQICAVTVNLCTRVCADPEASQIFLNGVIEAGRKAEELLNSKGIHTVQSSVTPPKSSSVTPSKSCNTTAVSEASDAQKSTGPKFKKRPNPIRSKKRLKSDYELAREHQKLLIHRKRKQRGAEDLKGKESAD